From Macrobrachium rosenbergii isolate ZJJX-2024 chromosome 55, ASM4041242v1, whole genome shotgun sequence, a single genomic window includes:
- the LOC136835969 gene encoding techylectin-5A-like, which yields MQTLTILTVLVGLVFSGGSQVTSDQDGSVTEIKINGSVSLSIKTEGEVTALLLLLTPGGHQEVKVNSHCNTPGDKEDVARGDERNSVVESSTRASASKARPAKVTLNDIIALRVVGDPPGVTEGMITTTPSPIPLSRNCLDLQALGEGENGVYVVYPYECCSNRSVRVYCDFETDGGGWTVVQRRGLYAFQEDFYRGWHSYVDGFGDLSQEFWLGLNNIHALTNQSVYEIRFDLEDFEGERRWAKYSYFHVGEASTDYRMEVGGYAGTAKDSFTRHNGMPFATRDRESSNKCASTYKGAWWYAICHDSNLNGQYLRGQHPSYADGVNWRSWKGYYYSLKFTEMKIRPKL from the exons ATGCAGACTCTGACGATACTTACTGTGTTGGTGGGGTTGGTCTTTTCAGGAGGCAGCCAAGTTACTTCAGACCAGGATGGGAGTG tcACAGAGATCAAGATCAATGGGTCGGTATCGTTGTCAATCAAAACTGAAGGTGAGGTCACCGCCCTTCTACTCCTGCTTACTCCTGGTGGTCATCAGGAGGTGAAAGTCAACAGTCACTGTAACACTCCTGGGGATAAAGAAGACGTTGCCAGGGGCGACGAAAGGAACTCTGTCGTTGAATCGTCCACAAGGGCATCTGCTTCCAAGGCCAGGCCGGCCAAGGTCACCCTAAACGATATCATTGCCCTCCGGGTCGTAGGCGATCCTCCAGGCGTCACTGAAGGCATGATTACGACAACGCCCTCACCTATTCCCCTTTCCAG GAACTGCCTTGATCTTCAAGCATTAGGAGAAGGAGAGAATGGCGTCTACGTCGTCTACCCTTACGAATGCTGTTCCAATCGCTCGGTGAGGGTTTACTGCGACTTCGAAACCGACGGCGGGGGCTGGACGGTGGTCCAGAGACGGGGATTATATGCTTTCCAGGAAGACTTTTACCGTGGTTGGCATTCCTACGTCGATGGCTTCGGAGACCTGTCCCAGGAGTTCTGGCTGGGCCTCAACAACATCCACGCCCTCACAAACCAGAGCGTCTACGAGATTCGTTTCGACCTGGAGGATTTCGAGGGAGAGAGACGGTGGGCGAAGTACAGCTACTTTCACGTAGGCGAAGCGTCCACTGATTACAGGATGGAGGTCGGTGGCTACGCAGGTACCGCCAAGGATTCCTTCACAAGGCATAACGGTATGCCTTTTGCCACCAGGGATCGCGAATCTTCAAACAAGTGCGCCTCTAC GTACAAGGGAGCCTGGTGGTATGCCATCTGTCATGACTCAAACCTCAATGGCCAGTACTTACGGGGTCAACACCCATCCTACGCCGACGGGGTCAACTGGCGCTCTTGGAAGGGGTATTACTACTCCCTTAAGTTCACCGAGATGAAGATCAGACCTAAGTTGTGA